From Deinococcus reticulitermitis, the proteins below share one genomic window:
- a CDS encoding GNAT family N-acetyltransferase, protein MPASPAFTLRRVTAPADPALAAFGRVQAASYSAPEQLIPPQAFAPLLSRRSPEREDRLLVAEDAQGEVIGGTLYALLPEAGAGFNSFMAVSESARGSGVARALQRRTLADLRAVGLAGMFADSVHPSRQSPEEREAEARFGTDPALRRQKLHALGLRTVDLPYWQPVGGPDGGPLKDLDLLYAPQDAADTVPLALVTATLHAYWRPWLGEKRAAQEARALAERAGHLEAVPLLPGTETPGYWRQFQAQ, encoded by the coding sequence ATGCCCGCTTCCCCCGCTTTCACCCTGCGCCGCGTGACCGCTCCCGCTGACCCCGCCCTCGCCGCTTTCGGGCGGGTGCAGGCCGCGAGCTACTCCGCGCCCGAGCAACTCATTCCCCCGCAGGCGTTCGCGCCGCTGCTCTCGCGCCGCAGCCCCGAGCGCGAGGACCGCCTGTTGGTGGCCGAGGATGCCCAGGGCGAGGTGATCGGCGGCACCCTCTACGCGCTCTTGCCGGAGGCCGGGGCAGGCTTCAACTCGTTCATGGCCGTGTCCGAAAGCGCGCGGGGCAGCGGGGTGGCGCGCGCCTTGCAGCGCCGGACGCTGGCAGACCTGCGCGCGGTGGGCCTCGCCGGGATGTTCGCCGACAGCGTGCATCCTTCGCGCCAGTCCCCGGAGGAGCGCGAAGCCGAAGCGCGCTTCGGGACCGATCCGGCGCTGCGGCGGCAAAAGCTGCACGCCCTGGGCCTGCGCACCGTGGACCTGCCCTACTGGCAACCGGTGGGCGGCCCGGACGGCGGCCCCCTGAAAGACCTCGATCTGCTTTACGCGCCGCAGGACGCCGCCGACACGGTGCCCCTCGCCCTCGTGACCGCCACCCTGCACGCCTACTGGCGCCCCTGGCTGGGGGAGAAACGGGCGGCGCAGGAAGCGCGGGCGCTGGCCGAGCGGGCCGGTCATCTGGAGGCCGTGCCGCTGCTGCCGGGCACCGAGACGCCGGGGTACTGGCGCCAGTTCCAGGCGCAATAA